A window of Solanum stenotomum isolate F172 chromosome 9, ASM1918654v1, whole genome shotgun sequence genomic DNA:
GAATCCTGAacatataaattcaaaattctggATCAGCCTTGCAATTTAGGACTCCCAGAGTGTTTGATTCTGTGATTTATTAATTCGATCGAACTGTGGAAAGCtttgtttgatttattgttttgttttctaGCTTTGAGTGGTTTATATATGAAGCTGAATTGTTAATTCGAAGAAATTTTGTCTTGAATATGAACTAATTTCCATGTGTTATTTATTAGATTTTCTTATCTAGCTAGATCCCTTTTCTGTGGAAATACTAGATGATTGCTCAATATCAAGCTAGATCGTTAATTATGAAATAATACTAGATGATTTACTGCTGACATCAATCAGTAATTCATTTGGACAGGAGGAAGGATGCTAACTATAAAAGAACAGTAATGGCCTGTTTTATCCAAGCTGTTTACCTTCTTGAGCTTGATAGACAAGAAAATAGGACAGAACAAAATGCACTTGCTCCGAAATGGTGGATACCTTTCAGGTACAAGTTGGTCGAGACTCTAAAAGATGAACGAGATGGATCCATATTTGGTGCAATATTGGAGTGGGATCGATCTGCAGCTTTGGCTGATTTTGTACTGATCAGACCGAGTGGTGCACCTAGAGCTGTTTTGGCCTTAAGGGGAACAATTCTGAAAAGCCAGACAATGAGAAGGGATATTGAGGACGATCTCCGCTTCCTAGCTTGGGAAAGTTTGAAAGGATCTGTGAGATTTAGTGGAGTTTTAAAGGCACTAAAAGCAATCGCCGACAAGTATGGGAGTAATAATGTTTGTATTGCTGGTCATTCCCTTGGAGCTGGCTTTGCTCTTCAAGTTGGGAAAGCGTTAGCCAAAGAAGGGATATACGTAGAGGCACATTTGTTCAATCCACCCTCTGTTTCACTTGCTATGAGTTTCAGAAATATCGGAGAAAAAGCTGGCTTTGCCTGGAAAAGAATCAAATCAATGCTTCCTTCAAAATCAGATTCTCAAATCAGCTGTGAGGAACGCGGTGCAACATCTTTTCCAGTAGGCCTAAAGCAATGGGTACCTCACTTGTATATTAACAACAGTGATTACATATGCTGCTCTTATACTTATGCAGACGGAGCACAAAACGACAAAGCTGCAGCTAACAAGGAGAATGCAAAACCAACAAACTGCAGCCAAGCTGCAGCAAAACTTTTCTTGTCATCGAAGGGCAATCAAAAGTTTCTTGAGGCGCATGGATTGGAACAATGGTGGTCCGATAACTTGGAACTACAAATGGCTATAAGTAACAGCAAGCTCATTAGCCAGCAGTTGAAATCCTTGTACACTATGCCAGCTGCTCAACTAACACCAGTCAAGCGATAACAGATAAAAGAAAGTGGCTTTCGCAGCCCCTTTGCTGATATAATAACTCATTTTAAATGCAAATAGTTGTCACCATTTTTGGTGTGCATTCTTACAATTTTCTTTCCCCTATCGTATTGAACAATGTGTAGCTATGAGGATG
This region includes:
- the LOC125875819 gene encoding GDSL esterase/lipase At4g10955-like yields the protein MDNKISAEEMKNEGETTVKESGIESHPYAFHVSGPRNVPSPNWKDLINSSWRKDANYKRTVMACFIQAVYLLELDRQENRTEQNALAPKWWIPFRYKLVETLKDERDGSIFGAILEWDRSAALADFVLIRPSGAPRAVLALRGTILKSQTMRRDIEDDLRFLAWESLKGSVRFSGVLKALKAIADKYGSNNVCIAGHSLGAGFALQVGKALAKEGIYVEAHLFNPPSVSLAMSFRNIGEKAGFAWKRIKSMLPSKSDSQISCEERGATSFPVGLKQWVPHLYINNSDYICCSYTYADGAQNDKAAANKENAKPTNCSQAAAKLFLSSKGNQKFLEAHGLEQWWSDNLELQMAISNSKLISQQLKSLYTMPAAQLTPVKR